In Engraulis encrasicolus isolate BLACKSEA-1 unplaced genomic scaffold, IST_EnEncr_1.0 scaffold_595_np1212, whole genome shotgun sequence, a single genomic region encodes these proteins:
- the LOC134444561 gene encoding tryptase-2-like gives PLPYPQTLQEVEVPVVSNSACSKEYATEGVTINSNMLCTGLLGVGGKDSCQGDSGGPVVIKRSSTWVQAGIVSFGIGCADRQFPGVNTRVSRYNNWVDEHVNHQPGLLSSSRVVLLTTTLSLILLST, from the exons TGCCATTGCCCTACCCTCAGACACTACAGGAAGTAGAAGTTCCCGTGGTGTCAAACTCAGCCTGCAGTAAAGAGTACGCTACCGAAGGCGTCACCATCAACTCCAACATGCTCTGCACTGGACTACTCGGGGTGGGGGGCAAGGACTCCTGCCAG GGAGACTCGGGGGGCCCGGTGGTAATCAAGCGGAGCTCTACGTGGGTGCAAGCTGGCATTGTGAGCTTTGGCATCGGCTGTGCAGATCGCCAATTCCCAGGAGTCAACACCCGGGTGTCCCGCTACAACAACTGGGTGGACGAGCACGTCAACCACCAGCCAGGACTACTCAGTAGCAGCAGGGTGGTCCTACTCACCaccactctctccctcatccttctctccacaTGA